A window of the Gemmatirosa kalamazoonensis genome harbors these coding sequences:
- the fliF gene encoding flagellar basal-body MS-ring/collar protein FliF, whose protein sequence is MALSPAFQPLLDRVGGPRRAAILLVGLLAAGLVFGISRWATAPTWVPAFANVPLEKADKLTQKLTEVGIEYRLEKGGTELQVKAEDVARARVAIASGGELPNAGRPGLELFDQPSWGMTDFTQRINYRRALEGELERTISKMRGIELAQVHIAMQEGTVFRASDRPIEASVVLKLQNGETPPNDVVQGIAHLVAASVDGLRSEHVTIVDDGGRMLTLDNEAGSLAGLTSQQLAVQREVESYLEKKAQAIVGEIVGPKNARVQVSAVVNFDRVERTTQAVDPDKQVVSTEQKAEVTPGAQGGSASSNTATSYETTRSTETFSGAIGNVRRLTVAVLVNDRLVPGPKPTSLPRTGPELARIDTLVRNAVGLDSARGDKLSVVNTAFDGTMAPMAPMAEQRTDLLSRVGEMQRPVVTAAALLGVLLVAVLTLRALRPTKVTELAAGESVPALAAGAGGPMLEGAGHGAGYGAGYGAGHGAAPGELYDPSTGRPLIEGGEHQTVYITGGANTNEPMVLHEVPNPVRDQALAIIDQRPEAATRVVRSWLKQD, encoded by the coding sequence GTGGCACTCTCCCCAGCTTTCCAGCCCCTGCTCGATCGCGTCGGCGGCCCCCGTCGCGCGGCGATCCTGCTCGTCGGCCTGCTCGCCGCCGGTCTCGTGTTCGGGATCTCGCGCTGGGCGACCGCGCCGACGTGGGTGCCTGCGTTCGCGAACGTGCCGCTCGAGAAGGCCGACAAGCTGACGCAGAAGCTCACCGAGGTCGGCATCGAGTACCGCCTCGAGAAGGGCGGCACGGAGCTGCAGGTGAAGGCCGAGGACGTCGCCCGCGCCCGCGTCGCGATCGCGAGCGGCGGCGAGCTGCCGAACGCGGGACGCCCCGGGCTGGAGCTGTTCGACCAGCCGTCGTGGGGGATGACCGACTTCACGCAGCGCATCAACTACCGGCGCGCGCTCGAGGGGGAGCTGGAGCGCACGATCAGCAAGATGCGCGGGATCGAGCTCGCCCAGGTCCACATCGCGATGCAGGAAGGCACCGTCTTCCGCGCGTCCGACCGGCCGATCGAGGCGAGCGTGGTGCTGAAGCTCCAGAACGGCGAGACGCCGCCGAACGACGTCGTGCAGGGGATCGCGCACCTCGTCGCGGCGTCGGTGGACGGGCTGCGGAGCGAGCACGTGACGATCGTGGACGACGGTGGGCGCATGCTCACGCTCGACAACGAGGCCGGATCGCTCGCCGGCCTCACGAGCCAGCAGCTCGCCGTGCAGCGCGAGGTCGAGAGCTACCTGGAGAAGAAGGCGCAGGCGATCGTCGGCGAGATCGTCGGCCCGAAGAACGCGCGCGTGCAGGTCTCCGCGGTCGTGAACTTCGACCGCGTCGAGCGCACGACGCAGGCGGTGGATCCGGACAAGCAGGTCGTGTCCACCGAGCAGAAGGCGGAGGTCACGCCGGGCGCGCAGGGCGGCTCGGCGTCGAGCAACACCGCGACGAGCTACGAGACGACGCGGAGCACCGAGACGTTCAGCGGCGCGATCGGCAACGTGAGGCGTCTGACCGTCGCGGTGCTCGTGAACGATCGGCTCGTCCCCGGCCCGAAGCCGACGTCGCTGCCGCGGACGGGGCCTGAGCTCGCGCGCATCGACACGCTCGTGCGCAACGCGGTCGGCCTCGACTCGGCGCGCGGCGACAAGCTCTCGGTCGTGAACACGGCGTTCGACGGCACGATGGCGCCGATGGCCCCGATGGCGGAGCAGCGCACGGACCTGCTGTCGCGCGTCGGCGAGATGCAGCGGCCCGTCGTCACGGCCGCCGCGCTGCTCGGCGTGCTGCTCGTCGCGGTGCTCACGCTGCGCGCGCTGCGGCCGACGAAGGTGACCGAGCTGGCGGCGGGCGAGAGCGTCCCTGCCCTCGCCGCGGGCGCCGGTGGGCCGATGCTGGAGGGTGCCGGGCACGGTGCCGGATACGGCGCCGGGTACGGCGCCGGGCACGGCGCCGCGCCGGGCGAGCTGTACGACCCGTCGACGGGCCGGCCGCTCATCGAGGGCGGCGAGCACCAGACGGTCTACATCACCGGCGGCGCCAACACGAACGAGCCGATGGTGCTGCACGAGGTGCCGAACCCGGTGCGCGACCAGGCGCTCGCGATCATCGACCAGCGCCCCGAGGCGGCGACGCGCGTCGTCCGCTCGTGGTTGAAGCAGGACTGA
- the fliG gene encoding flagellar motor switch protein FliG, with translation MTTAVAHTKPTTVHGRLISGRQKIAIVCMAVGAEAAAKLTSGLSPDEAELVTYEIARMDRVAPETMEAVLTEWLESTLGVASLTTGGLEYAKEVLEKAYGRQRADSIMRRISSQIADTAGLHRLRKADPQQLATTLRGEHPQTAALVLAHLDTQHTAAILRELPTSFGGEVIFRMARMEKVAPEMLQLIERALSSEADLNFSQGMSAAGGPAAVANVLNLVSGTLEKELLEGVSERDASLCEQIKNLMFVFEDLAGLDDKSLQRLLREIEAKQLALALKAASDDLRDKIMSAMSQRAVGALKEEMEFMGPVKMRDVEAAQAVIVTQVRKLEESGEIVLTSGNGDDVLV, from the coding sequence ATGACGACCGCCGTCGCCCACACGAAGCCCACGACCGTCCACGGTCGTCTCATCAGCGGCCGCCAGAAGATCGCCATCGTCTGCATGGCGGTCGGCGCCGAGGCCGCCGCGAAGCTCACGTCGGGGCTGAGCCCCGACGAGGCCGAGCTGGTCACGTACGAGATCGCGCGGATGGATCGCGTCGCCCCCGAGACGATGGAGGCGGTGCTCACCGAGTGGCTCGAGTCCACGTTGGGCGTCGCGTCGCTCACGACGGGCGGTCTCGAGTACGCGAAGGAGGTGCTGGAGAAGGCCTACGGCCGCCAGCGCGCCGACTCGATCATGCGCCGCATCTCGTCGCAGATCGCCGACACCGCGGGGCTGCACCGCCTGCGCAAGGCCGATCCGCAGCAGCTCGCGACGACGCTGCGCGGCGAGCATCCGCAGACCGCGGCGCTCGTGCTCGCGCACCTCGACACGCAGCACACCGCGGCGATCCTGCGCGAGCTGCCGACGTCGTTCGGCGGCGAGGTGATCTTCCGCATGGCGCGCATGGAGAAGGTCGCGCCGGAGATGCTGCAGCTCATCGAACGCGCGCTGTCGAGCGAGGCGGACCTCAACTTCTCGCAGGGCATGAGCGCCGCCGGTGGTCCGGCCGCCGTGGCGAACGTGCTGAACCTCGTGAGCGGCACGCTGGAGAAGGAGCTGCTCGAGGGCGTGAGCGAGCGCGACGCGTCGCTCTGCGAGCAAATCAAGAACCTCATGTTCGTCTTCGAGGACCTCGCGGGGCTCGACGACAAGTCGCTGCAGCGCCTGCTGCGCGAGATCGAGGCGAAGCAGCTCGCGCTCGCGCTGAAGGCGGCGAGCGACGACCTGCGCGACAAGATCATGAGCGCGATGTCGCAGCGCGCGGTCGGTGCGCTGAAGGAAGAGATGGAGTTCATGGGCCCCGTGAAGATGCGCGACGTCGAGGCGGCGCAGGCGGTGATCGTGACGCAGGTGCGCAAGCTCGAGGAGTCGGGCGAGATCGTGCTGACCTCGGGGAATGGCGACGATGTTCTCGTCTGA
- a CDS encoding FliH/SctL family protein: MFSSDRGRAAAWMPEQIPVEAFELPELEMPELEPTYDADTPVTARDLEDAVRAALARREEEALVEREQLQADAYAAGVAQGRAEAQEAGRLALASALEALWLAAEAVREGEARWLGTLQDNVAALASAAARVVVGREVRDDDGLVRDLAARATAEFPQDQSLQVRVHPSDLDTLKSTLTESRRAGEVRWIPDPRVERGGVVVEGRERIVDGRVDTALERVYRRLSGHHA; encoded by the coding sequence ATGTTCTCGTCTGATCGCGGCCGCGCGGCGGCCTGGATGCCGGAGCAGATCCCGGTGGAGGCGTTCGAGCTCCCCGAGCTCGAGATGCCGGAGCTGGAGCCGACCTACGACGCCGACACCCCGGTCACCGCGCGGGATCTCGAGGACGCGGTGCGCGCGGCGCTCGCGCGGCGCGAGGAGGAGGCGCTCGTCGAGCGCGAGCAGCTGCAGGCGGACGCGTACGCGGCCGGCGTGGCGCAGGGACGCGCGGAGGCTCAGGAAGCCGGACGCCTCGCGCTCGCGAGCGCGCTGGAGGCGCTGTGGCTCGCCGCCGAAGCGGTGCGCGAGGGCGAGGCGCGGTGGTTAGGCACGCTGCAGGACAACGTCGCGGCGCTCGCCTCGGCCGCCGCGCGCGTCGTCGTCGGGCGCGAGGTGCGCGACGACGACGGGCTGGTGCGCGATCTCGCGGCGCGGGCCACGGCGGAGTTCCCGCAGGACCAGTCGCTGCAGGTGCGCGTGCATCCGTCGGACCTCGACACGCTGAAGTCGACGCTCACCGAGTCGCGGCGCGCCGGCGAGGTGCGGTGGATCCCCGACCCGCGCGTGGAGCGCGGCGGCGTGGTGGTGGAAGGGCGCGAGCGCATCGTGGACGGGCGCGTGGACACGGCGCTCGAGCGCGTGTACCGCCGGCTGAGCGGCCACCATGCCTAA